The Roseimicrobium gellanilyticum DNA segment GCGAGGGCCTCGTGAATCGTGGCCCGAGCGGCGTCATGGGCGCCTTTGTCCAGTTGCAGCGTGCCTTTGACCGTGAGCAACGCTGCATCTTCGCCCGTGGCGGCCATGAACAAGTCAAGGCATTCAAGGGCTTTGTCATAGTTCTTCTCGATGGCATACACGTCCATCAGCAGGAACTGGAAGTTGGGTGACCTGTTCGTTTTGGCAGCCTCCAAGAGGGCGTCCTTGTAGCCTTCTAGATCCTGAAGTTGCTTCAGCGCATCTAGTCGAAAGGAAATGGCCATAAGGCTGTTTTTCATCTCCGGAGACAGTTGATGATAGGCGTCGATGATTCCCTTGAAGTCCTTGTTCTGGAAATGGCGTGTCATCAGGGAGAGTTGCTTGATGTCATCCAGTGCCATGCTCGAGGAGTGGCCTGCTGGATTTCCAGCAACCTGCTTGTCCAGCTCCGTCAGTGCGGGGAGAATTACCTGCCGCATCTGATCTGAGAAGCTGCCGCCGGTCGCTTGATTGTAATAGTCGATGATTCCGAGCCTGCCGCTTGGACGCCTTGCCACATGGAGATCCAGAAAAAGGATGCCGCTATCTGACAGAAACCTGAACCGCAGGTTCACCTTCCCATCGTGCAGGGCAAGGCCCTTGTACTTGGCCTCTTGCTCCGACCAGTTCTGGGCGATGTAGCCCACTTTGTTGGGCATGCCTCTTTCCAGCATCTGCTTGAGAAAGTCGTAGTGCAGGCCGGAGATATGCATGCTCGCCATGACCTGTTCCACAATCTCAAGTTCATGGAACGCGGCCTTGATGCCGGGGATGTTCTTGGCCAGAAGATCTGCTTCCAATTGCCTGCCAAAGGCATCGAGGTCGTCGCGCTCGCCTTGGGGTACATCCGTGAGCTTGGTGGGCTTTGGTGGGACGGTGATGGCGCCTGCAACTTGGGATGACGCTGATTCTTTGTCCTTGGAGCAGGAGGGCAGGACAATGAAGCCAGCTGCCACCAGGATTGCGGATGCGCAGAGCGAGAACCTCATGAAAACGGAATGCTGGAATCGAGGGCGTGAATGCCAGGGAACGAAAGAGCAAGAGAGGAGCACTTGTGTGCCGAGATGCAAGATTGGCCTGTCTGCCGGGTATTCTCGCCATGAGCACACCCACCCGCCGTGACTTCCTCCACGCGACCGCGCTCGCATCCACTGCCTTGGCCATGCCTTCACTGTATGCCCAGGGAGCCAGCAATCGCATCCGCCTCGGCATCATTGGACCGGGCGGCATGGGTACGAATCACCTCAAGAATCTGGTCCGCAACCCGGAGGTGGAAATCACGTGGGTGTGTGATGTGGATGCGAAGCGCTTGGAGGCTGCAACCAAGCTCGCGCAGGGAGACGCAGCAAAACCACCGCGCACGACGGCGGACATGCGGAAGGTGCTGGAAGACGCCTCGGTGGACGCGGTGCTTATCGCGACACCCGATCACTGGCATGCACCGGCGACCATCCTGGCGCTGAACGCAGGCAAGCATGTGTATGTGGAGAAGCCGTGCTCACACAATCTGCGCGAAGGCAGACTCATGATTGAGGCGGCGCAGAAGGCGAAGAAGGTGGTTCAGGTGGGCACTCAAAGCCGCAGCACGGAACACGTACAGCAGGCGATGGCCAAGCTGCATGGCGGCGCGATTGGCGAAGTGCTTTCCGCCAAGGTGTGGAACAGCCAGTTTCGTCGGAACATCGGTCATGTGAAGCCCTCCGAGCCACCGGCAGAGCTGGACTTCGATACGTGGATTGGACCTGCTCCGAAGGTGCCGTATCAGAGCAACATGCTTCCCGGGGCATGGCGTTGGTTTCATGCGTTTGGCGAGGGGGATATCGGCAATGACGGCGTGCATGATCTCGACTTGGGTCGCTGGGGACTCGGCATGGACACGCATCCCACGCGTATCGCCGCGCTGGGTGGAAAGTACTTCCATGATGACGATCAGCAGTGGCCGGACACGCAGTCGGTGCTCTTTGAGTATGACCTCGGTGGTGGGAAGAAGCGGCTGCTCTCCTTTGAACAGCGTCTGTGGAGTGACTACCACCAGGAAGGATTTGAGAACGGCGATGCCTTCTACGGAACGAATGGCTACATGATCCTGGGCAAGAACGGCGGCTGGAAGATCTACGACAAGAAGGATAAGCTGCGTGAGGAGGCCAAGGGCTCGCCCGACCTGCTGGCGCATCATCGCAACTTCATCGAGTGCATCCGCAGTGGGGCGGTGCCTGCAGCGGACATCCAGGAAGGGCACCTCTCCGCGAGTCTTTGCCACCTCGCGAACATTGCGACTCGCACGGGGAAGATGATTGAGTTCGACCCGAAGGCGGAACGCATCACGAATGATGCGGAGGCGAACAAGATGCTGGCGCGTGAGTACCGCAACCACTGGGGCACGCCGGTGGGGTGAGCCCTTACGTCGGATCGAACTGCGGAATCTTCATCGATTCGCCGCCCTTGAGTGCAGACTGATGCGCCACGATGCCCGGTGCGGTATAGGCGATGGCTTCATACAGGTCCACTGCCGGTTTGCGCTGCTTCACGAGCGCATCAATGAACTCGTGCGTGATGAAGCAGTGCGAGCCCTCGTGGCCGCTGTTGTGGCGCATCGGTTCCGGAAGCATGTCGGTCTTCCACCAGTGCACCTCGTCGTATTTCTCCATGACCTGGGCGCTGCGGACGAATCCGCCGGAGTCTTTCTCGGTCTTTGCCTGGGTGCGCACGGTGCAGGCGGGGGCCCCATTGGGCCCGTTGTAGTAGAAGCTCATCTTGTCGCCGTAGAAGCGGGCACGCTCGCCGCCGGTCTGTGCCCCGCGCCACCAGATGGCGACGCGCATCGAATTGCCCCGGTTGGTCTTGAACATGGCGGTTTCGTTCCAGAAGGGATTCTTGTAGATGTTGTCCTTCAGGATGGGGTGGTCGTCTCCCCAGCCATGACAGGTAACCTCGGTGAGGCGCTCGCCGGTAACACTGATCAAATGCGAGGTGCAGTGCGTGGGATACTGCATGGGCGCGATGCCGTGGCGCCAGGTGCGTGAGCCGTCCTTGTTGAAATAGAGCTCCTCCAGACCGGGATGGTGATACTCGGACTCGGTGTAGTAGAGGTTCCCGAAGGCGCCCTCCTGGTGGAACTTGCGCGCCGAGATGGTGAGCTGCTGCCAGTGGCTGGTCTCCGCCATCATGTAAGTGAGTCCGGTCTTCTTCACGGCATCAGTGAGCTGCTGGCACTCATCCAGGGTCATGGCTACCGGCACGGCGCAGAGCACGTGCTTGCCCGCTGCCAGGCAGAGCAGGGTGTGGCGCACGTGATCCGGCACGGGTGTGAAGAGTGCGACCGCTTCCACCTTGGGGTCCTTCACGAGTTCCTCGAGCGAGTCGTAGGCTTTCTCGCACTTGTAGGTCTTTTGCAGGGCGGCGCGTCTGTCTGGTATGAGGTCGCTTACGGCTTCCACGATGCAGTCGGGATGTTCGTGAAACTGGAAGCTCAGGCCAAAGCGCCCACCGACAATGCCCACGCGGATTTTCTTCGTCGGGGCCTGGGCTCCAACCCAACCCGGGATGGCGAGCAGTCCCCCAGCCGCGGCGACGGCACTCCTGCTCACGAAATCACGCCGAGTCAGACCGTCGGAAATCTTCATGGGAATGGTAGGGGAGGCAGGGGTAGTCGTCGGATCCATCAGAGAAGGGGTGTGAGGAGTGCGTATGGGGTGCATGACGGCGAAAAACTAGCCAGATGGGCCGTTTCAGAGAATGGACGACACCGTCTCAAACCCTGTACTTTTCCGACTATGAGTTATTTGCCCTACCACCATGACTGGCCGCTGGCCATGGAGGCTCGTATCGGCCTGCGGGTGCATTGGTTCGGCCGCTATGCAGGCTTTCCGGAGTGGTCGGTCGAGAAGTCGCGGCTCATGGGGGACATGCTCTGCTTCTTCTACGTGGAGTCGGAGAGCTGCTGGGTGGTGATCAACGGCGTGCGCATGGTCCTACAGGCGGGAGATCTCCTGGTGGTGCGCGGTGGGGATGAGTTCGCCTATGGCCATGACCCGAAGCGGCCTCATGTGAGTCTCGCGGTCTCTCTGGCGGTGGAGTACGGCGGTGTGGTCAATGAGCTTCTGCATCGCGACTTCAAGCGCCGCTATTCACTGAAGGAACCGCAGGCGTTTGTGATGGAATTTGAAAAGGTGCTCACCGTGCTGGGAAGCGAGGGGCCATACCGTGACCTGGCCATCACGGGTGCCATCCTGCAGTGGCTGACGTTCGTCCTGCAGAGCCTGCGTCCACCCATGGCGCGAACGAATCTTGAAGCGCGCACGGTAGTGGATCGCATCCTGGCTGCCGAGGCGTGGGCCATGAACCGGCTGAAGGAGGACATCACCATCATCGCCTGGTCGCGTGCGGTATCGCTGAATCCGGATTACTTCGCCCGCATCTTCAAGCGCGAGACGGGCAAGCGGCCCATGGCCTGGCTCAATGAACGCCGCCTGCAGATGGCGGTGCAGCTCCTGGGGAATACCCGCAAGACCATCGCGGAGGTCGCAGAGGCCTGTGGGTTCAACTGCCCCTTCTACCTCTCGCGCATCTTCAAGAAACAGTTCGGAGTCGCGCCCCAGAGCTATCGGCAGAATCATCTGCAACCCTGCGCATGAGACTCACCTCAGGTGATGGCCATCGAAAGGCGTGAAACCCCTTGCCACGAAACGTATCCTCATCGTTGAAAAGTCTTGTGGCAGAGGATTCTGACACCGCCCTTTACGAACAGGTGGCCCGGAGTGTGGAGCAGATGATCCACTCCGGCACTCTGCGTGCCGGGGACAAGGTGCCTTCCGTGCGTCGCGCGAGCGAGCAGCATGGCGTGAGTGTCACCACCGTGGTGCAGGCCTACCTGTTGCTGGAGGACCGTGGACTGATTGAAGCACGGCCAAAGTCCGGCTTCTACGTGCGGGCGCAGATGCATCACCCCGTGCCGGCACCGGAAATTTCCCGTCCACCCAGCGCGGTCACGGCCGTGACGGTGGGGGGATTGCAGTCGCGTCTGTTCCAGGCCACAGGGATGCCGGGGGTCATCTCCTTTGGCAATGCCGCGCCTGCGCCGGAACTCCTGCCTACGGAGAAGCTCAACCGAGCGCTCGCTTCGGTAGCACGTCGTGCCGGTAAACGGGGCGTGAGCTACAACATGCCCCCAGGCACCAGCTCGCTGCGGCGGGAGATTGCACGCCGTATGTTCGACGCGGGCAGCCAGCTTTCGCCGAATGACCTCATCACGACCTCCGGTGGCACGGAGGCGCTGATTCTCTGCCTGCGTGCGGTCACCAGCCCGGGCGATATCGTGGCGGTGGAGTCGCCCACGTACTTCGGCGTGCTGCACGTCATCGAGGAACTGAAGCTGCGTGCCATCGAGATCCCCATGCACCCGGACACCGGGATGGACCTGGATGCCCTGGAGCAGGTGCTGCAGCGGCAGAAGGTCGCGGCGTGTGTCTCCGTGCCGAACTTCAGCAATCCCCTCGGTTCACTCATGCCGGA contains these protein-coding regions:
- a CDS encoding tetratricopeptide repeat protein; translation: MRFSLCASAILVAAGFIVLPSCSKDKESASSQVAGAITVPPKPTKLTDVPQGERDDLDAFGRQLEADLLAKNIPGIKAAFHELEIVEQVMASMHISGLHYDFLKQMLERGMPNKVGYIAQNWSEQEAKYKGLALHDGKVNLRFRFLSDSGILFLDLHVARRPSGRLGIIDYYNQATGGSFSDQMRQVILPALTELDKQVAGNPAGHSSSMALDDIKQLSLMTRHFQNKDFKGIIDAYHQLSPEMKNSLMAISFRLDALKQLQDLEGYKDALLEAAKTNRSPNFQFLLMDVYAIEKNYDKALECLDLFMAATGEDAALLTVKGTLQLDKGAHDAARATIHEALALEPDSSSIHLRALEVLLVTRDHQATAASVRFLQEQGGVKLNLTDPDFAEFMKSPESAPWR
- a CDS encoding Gfo/Idh/MocA family protein codes for the protein MSTPTRRDFLHATALASTALAMPSLYAQGASNRIRLGIIGPGGMGTNHLKNLVRNPEVEITWVCDVDAKRLEAATKLAQGDAAKPPRTTADMRKVLEDASVDAVLIATPDHWHAPATILALNAGKHVYVEKPCSHNLREGRLMIEAAQKAKKVVQVGTQSRSTEHVQQAMAKLHGGAIGEVLSAKVWNSQFRRNIGHVKPSEPPAELDFDTWIGPAPKVPYQSNMLPGAWRWFHAFGEGDIGNDGVHDLDLGRWGLGMDTHPTRIAALGGKYFHDDDQQWPDTQSVLFEYDLGGGKKRLLSFEQRLWSDYHQEGFENGDAFYGTNGYMILGKNGGWKIYDKKDKLREEAKGSPDLLAHHRNFIECIRSGAVPAADIQEGHLSASLCHLANIATRTGKMIEFDPKAERITNDAEANKMLAREYRNHWGTPVG
- a CDS encoding Gfo/Idh/MocA family protein codes for the protein MKISDGLTRRDFVSRSAVAAAGGLLAIPGWVGAQAPTKKIRVGIVGGRFGLSFQFHEHPDCIVEAVSDLIPDRRAALQKTYKCEKAYDSLEELVKDPKVEAVALFTPVPDHVRHTLLCLAAGKHVLCAVPVAMTLDECQQLTDAVKKTGLTYMMAETSHWQQLTISARKFHQEGAFGNLYYTESEYHHPGLEELYFNKDGSRTWRHGIAPMQYPTHCTSHLISVTGERLTEVTCHGWGDDHPILKDNIYKNPFWNETAMFKTNRGNSMRVAIWWRGAQTGGERARFYGDKMSFYYNGPNGAPACTVRTQAKTEKDSGGFVRSAQVMEKYDEVHWWKTDMLPEPMRHNSGHEGSHCFITHEFIDALVKQRKPAVDLYEAIAYTAPGIVAHQSALKGGESMKIPQFDPT
- a CDS encoding helix-turn-helix transcriptional regulator, with product MSYLPYHHDWPLAMEARIGLRVHWFGRYAGFPEWSVEKSRLMGDMLCFFYVESESCWVVINGVRMVLQAGDLLVVRGGDEFAYGHDPKRPHVSLAVSLAVEYGGVVNELLHRDFKRRYSLKEPQAFVMEFEKVLTVLGSEGPYRDLAITGAILQWLTFVLQSLRPPMARTNLEARTVVDRILAAEAWAMNRLKEDITIIAWSRAVSLNPDYFARIFKRETGKRPMAWLNERRLQMAVQLLGNTRKTIAEVAEACGFNCPFYLSRIFKKQFGVAPQSYRQNHLQPCA
- a CDS encoding PLP-dependent aminotransferase family protein gives rise to the protein MAEDSDTALYEQVARSVEQMIHSGTLRAGDKVPSVRRASEQHGVSVTTVVQAYLLLEDRGLIEARPKSGFYVRAQMHHPVPAPEISRPPSAVTAVTVGGLQSRLFQATGMPGVISFGNAAPAPELLPTEKLNRALASVARRAGKRGVSYNMPPGTSSLRREIARRMFDAGSQLSPNDLITTSGGTEALILCLRAVTSPGDIVAVESPTYFGVLHVIEELKLRAIEIPMHPDTGMDLDALEQVLQRQKVAACVSVPNFSNPLGSLMPDENKERLVRMLGERNVPLIEDDIFGELYYGAHRPRVAQAYDEHQNVLLYGSFSKTLAPGYRVGWVAPGKYLQKVQSLKLISTLATATLPELAIAEFLATGGYDHYLRTARRTYEGLVERVSNTIAAHFPQPVKMTQPKGGFLLWVELPPTVDALKLDDLALEEKISIAPGPMFSAKQGFRNFIRISCANAWSPKIEKALIRLGALVKRLM